The DNA region TTCCATTACGTGTTTTATCGACCTTTGTTGAGGGGGAAGGCACGCTAATTACTTATGAGGACGATGAAATGGAAAAAGCATTAATTTCTGGAATTGCGTTTAATCGTGATGAGGCAAAAGTAACCTTGGCTGGCGTGCCAGATATGCCTGGCGTTGCTTCAGCAATTCTAAAACCGATTTCAGATGCTAATATTGAAATTGATATGATTGTGCAAAATATTGCGGAAGATAAAACCACAGATTTTACCTTTACAGTCCACAGAAATGATTATGAAAAAACGATGCAGATATTACAAAATATTTGCGCTGAGCTAGGGGCTAAAAATGTTGACGGCGATAATAAAATAGTTAAAGTGTCGATCGTGGGCGTTGGGATGCGTTCGCACGCAGGCATTGCCAGTCAAATGTTTACAGCGTTAGCAGACGAAGGGATTAATATTCGAATGATATCAACCTCAGAAATTAAAATTTCAGTTGTGGTCGATGAAAAATACTTAGAATTAGCGGTTCGTACGTTGCATGAATCTTTTGGTCTGTCAGGTGAATAATCATCACTTGAGAGCTGTTTGAGTTTAATTAGCTATGGTAGAATACGCCAAATAATAATAAATATATAAATTGGTTGGCAACGCTTCAAAGAAGAAGCAATAAGGAGCTAATATGCTTATATTAACGCGTAAAGTTGGTGAGTCCCTTGTGATTGGAGATGATGTCTCTATCATCGTTTTAGGGGTAAAAGGAAACCAAGTAAGAATTGGAGTTGACGCACCTAAAAGCGTTACTGTTCATCGTGAAGAGATTTATAATAAAATTCAAGATGAAAAAGGTACAGACGGTAACAAATAGTCAGTAATAAATTCCGGAGAGATGGCCGAGCGGCTGAAGGCGCTCCCCTGCTAAGGGAGTATGGGTTTTATAGCCCATCGAGGGTTCGAATCCCTCTCTCTCCGCCATTTGTGAGATCAATCAATAAAGTTCAATTTATTGGTTTCTCTTAGTTAATACATCATTGTTGGTGTTAATTCCCGTTCAAATCGACTTAATTAGCTTTGTTCATCAAAGCAAAATAGCCTAGTAGTTAGCGTACAGTGCAGATCGTTTGTGAAGCAATGAGCTGACTTTCTTTATATGACTACTCAAAAGCAGCAACATTAGTCTTCATTCACGAGATACTTCACCAGGCTTTGGGACATCGTCCTTATTAACGTGTTGTTCGGCAGAAATTTCACTAGCCCATTGATGATCAGCGGCGCGGGAATCTAAACTACTTTGTTTGTTGTTTTCTAATGGCGTTAATGAGAGCCTAGTTAGTAAAGGAAAGTGGTCAGAACCAATAGAAGGTAAGCACTGAATGGCCCGTAAAGTGAAATGTTTACTATGAAATAAATGGTCTAAAGGCCAACGCATAAAGGGGTAATCCACATGGAATGTGTTGAGCACGCCTCGTCCAACTCGCGGGTCTAATAAGCCGCTAATTTTTCGGAAAAGTCGGGTTGTTGCAGACCATGCAACGTCATTAAGGTCGCCAGCTACGATGACAGGCTGGTCACTTTCGGCCACACTTCTAGCTACAATAACTAGTTCAGCATCCCGTTCTGATGACTCAGGGTTTTCCGTTGGACTTGGAGGAGCGGGGTGAAGAAAATGCGCGCGAATTTTGTCACCCGTGCGTAGTTCTAGCGTTGCATGTATCGATGGAATACCTTCTTCAACTAAATAGCATATTTCTGTTTCTGCTAACGCTAAGCGTGAAAAAACGTGCATGCCATAAAGGTTGTCGAGAGGGCACTTAACACTATAAGGCATTTGCGTTGCCAACACTTGAAGCTTTTCTTCCCACCACTGATCTGACTCAAGCGTAACAAGGACATCAGGTTGATGTTTGTTGACCAACGCTATTAACGCATCAGCATTATGGTTTGATTTAAGTACATTAGAGGTCAGAACACTCAGTTGATTATCTGGACTGTCATCAGTTGAAGTAAGGACCTCCTTAGGCCAAAAAAAGGTGTAGGGTAATATCCAGCATAATTGCCAGATTAAACAGATAAGCGTTATGCTTATTAAGCATTGAGTGATCAGCAATTGGCTGTCAAGAAAAAGAAAATGTGCTGCTAAAAGGACAATCGCCAACGTGGCAAACTGTAAGCGAGGAAAATCCATCGCTCTAATTAACCAATGTGAAATTTTTAATAAAGGCAGGAAAGTCACCAAAAAAATAAAAACTGTGGAGATTAAGAGTACGGATAACATTCTGCGACTACCTTTGTATGGTTAATAAAATCGTACGTATTTAGGCTCGAAATGGCCAATTTATCGTGGATAAGAATGCCATAAAAACTTATAAAGTGCAGCGTCAGTTGTTACTGGAGATAAGCTTTTGTGCCCAATTCTTATTTGGTAGTGCTATATGAAATAAAATTAGAAGCTTTAAGTTTAATTAAGGTGTGTCGTATATCTACCTACAGCTTATTAGCTGAAGGCTGTTCCATCAAGTTCAGCAGCATAAGATCTGACCGTTTAAGTAAACGATATCGTTTGTGTTGCTGGTGCTGTAAAAATCAGCATGGTTTTTTATGACAGTTATAAAAAAAGGCGCCTTTAAAAACGCCTTTTAATATTTTTAACTGCCAAAAATTGATACTTATCGGTCTTTTAGCTGGTCTCTTTGCCCATTAGGCGAGGTAGTTCACTAAACACTTCATGGTTAACTAATGCTTGCAAGGCTGGGTCATCGTGAATACTCTCCAAGTAACTTTCTCGCCTATTAAGTGCTTCGATTAGAAAGTGAAGTGCTTCATCAAATTGCCTCATAGCGGTATATGCGCAGGCCAATTGATAAAATGCACGACTATTTTCAGGGTCTATTTTAAGTGCTTGGTGACATAAATTAGCCGCCCATTGAGGTTCGTTCAATTCAAGTACTGCATTGGCTTTATAGGTTATTGCCTCGCAATCATCACGGCGTATTTTAAGAATTTCGTCATAAATGGTTATTTTGTTGGAAGGGGAGTCATCTTGTTGTGCCTGTAACCAAAGTGATTGGAGTTCTTGTGTTAATTCGATTTCTTCACGGTTTTCATCAATATGTTGCGTTTTTTGCTGTAATTGCTCTTCAATCATTTCTAATCGAGCCTCATATTCATGAATCAGCTTTGATATTTCCTCATCGGCGAGAGAATGTACGCGTTCTTTGATGTCCCTTATTGAGGTCCAGCCGACCAATACTAAAACGGATGTTGCTGCAGCTATCAAATAAAAGAAGTAGGTAACGGTGTCGGTTGCATAAGCCACAGCACGGTCAACGGAGTTATGTTCACGATCTAAAATTTGTTGCAGTAATTCTTGTTTTGATTTGGCTTGATCGATACGCAATTGTTTAATTTCATCTAATACATAGCGTTCAACAAATGGGGAGTAGAGCGGTTTCTCTAAATTATCAATTTTTTCCGGTATAGGGTCATCGACAGTGGTGGCGGCCGCTAATAATATAGGAAACAAGCAACTTAATAGAATCAGCTTTTTTATGATGCGAGACATATGGCCCTTCCGTGATCATGAACTTCTACCAGTGCGGCATGTAAGCTTTTCACTGTATTGTCATGGTCTGCTTCGTTGACAATAAATTGCATATCTACTTGGCGCATTGACTGGTGGACAGCCAAAACACTAATATTTTCGTTGGCCACTGCCTGCACCATTTTTGCTAATATCCCTGGAATTTGCATATCGCTGCCTATAGCAGAAACAATGGCTACTTTTTTATGATTTACATCGGCTTCTGGAAAACGTTCTTTAATTAAGTAAAGAATGCGTTTTACGGTTTTTAAGTTTGTTGATAAGAAATGGGTAATAGCATTGGCATTGGTGTCCTTAGAGACGATATGTGCATTAAATCGTTTGATAATAGAGACTAATTCGCTATCGTAATTTGATAGATTTCCGGCCATATCTTGATCAAACACCTCAAGCGCATAGATTCCTTTACAACCAGCAATGATTTCAACGCAAGGCGACTCACTAACATAATCGCCAGTAATTAAGGTGCCCGTATGTACTGGCTCAAACGTATTTTTTATACGAAGTGGGATGTCATTTTGTCGTAAGCCTTTGGCTGCTTTTGGGTGAATGGCCTCCATTCCTAGGTTAGCCAGTTGGTCCGCCACGTCATAATTAGTACGGCCGATAGGAACAGCGTTTTCTTCACCAACTAATCGAGGGTCAGCGCTGCTTAAGTGAAACTCCTTATGGATAATGGCTTCGCTCGCCCCAGTTAACACAGCTAAACGGCTGAAGGTCATCTCGCTATAGCCTCTATCAAAAGATGACATGAGGCCAGAATCACTGTGTGCGTAGCCGGTCACAATGGGGAGTTGTTTTTCAAGGTTGATGTGTTGGAAGCTTAAACGAATACGTTCGTCTAAAGAGATATGGTGGTCAGCTCGCCACCCGGTTAAATCAACAAAGCAAGCATCAACACCATCTCGGTTAAGTAGCTCGGCGGTGTTCCAAGCGCTATGTGCTTCGCCAATGCTGGCTAACATTTCTCGAACGGTTGCTAAATGCGCATCTAAGGCAAAATGGCCATGTTGGCATAGGCTTTGTAGGTCGGCTAAGCATTTTTTTGCGTCGTCCATCCGTTCGGCCAAGAAAGTGTTAGCCTTATCTAGCAATGTCGTTTGGCCAAATAGTTCTAGATTAATAGCTTGTAATTGTTGGTGCAATTCGTCACATTTAGTCAGCCAGCTGTCATCTTCTATGCCGTTGGCAAATAGGCCGTAGATGCCCGGTTGGCCACTTTTTTTATGTTCCAGTAAGGCATCAGTAACTCCGCCATATGCTGACACTACAAATATTCGTCGGTAAACGCCGTCTAGGTTTTGATTAAGAATGATGTTATCTCGAACGGACACATAATCGCTCATTGATGTGCCGCCGATCTTTTCTACAGTATGCATTTTATCCTCTATGTATTATGTTTAAATCGCTGAGTTTCAGTGCAAGATGGGCATAATGGTGAGCTCAGTTTAGTTATTAGTCTGGTTAATAGACTTTTAAGGTCACACATAAATAGTTCCCCGTATGCTCAGCTATGTATGGTTTAGTTATTGTTCAGAACGCTACTTTTTTCATGATTAATGGGTTTCTTCATGGTTAAGCTCCTTTCCTTCGCAGTATCTAATTTGTAATTTGATGTGTTAGCTGGCCTATCGGCTTTTGATGTTTGCCTGTTTCCATAATGGCTAAAATGAACGAGAAGGTGTTAATGGTTTGATGTTGGAGCGTGCACAAAGATACTCAGGCCGAGGCGGTTGCTCGCAAAATGGCTTGGCAACTTTGTTGCTTAATGCGTTATATACAAAAAACACATTGGCTCTAGGGTGAGGGGTAATATTACCGTTTGAGCCGTGTAGCGTATTACAGTCAAATACAATAACGCTGCCAGGTTTACTGGTCACTGTGGTAATGCCCTGTTTTTCTACCAACATGCTCAGGTGCTCGTTAGAAGGTACGCCATATTCTTGTTTTTTTAGTGAGGCTAGATGATGTTGCCGAGGCGTCTTACCTTCGCAGGCAATAAACTTCTTGTGCGAACCAGGTATCAGCATCAAGGGTCCGTTATGTGCATGGTTTTCTGTCAGCGTGACCGACATACTCAAGGCGCGCATATTAGGCATACCGTCTTCGACATGCCAAGTTTCAAAATCAGAATGCCAGAAAAACTCTTTACCGATAAAGCCGGGTTTGTAATTAAGGCGTGATTGATGAATATATACTTGGTCGTTCAAAATGTACCTTGCGAGACCTGCTAAACGTTCATCCATCATTAGCTTTTTAAAGACCGTACTGTTTTCATGTAAACTAAATATTGAGCGAACTTCGTGATGCCCCGGCTCTGTATATGCTTTTTCAGATTGTTCGTCGTTGCTAGCTGTAGACCGGAGTCGAGCAGACTCATCTTGAAGGGCTTCGATTTCAGCACTTGAAAAGATATTGTCGAGCACAATAAACCCTTGTTGCTCGAACTGCTCAATTTGTGAAGGGTCGATAGGCGGTGTGCTGTTTTGGGGAGCATAAATTACTGGATCCTGCCGATCCGTTATGCTGCTTAGCCCTTTGCGTGATGGGTACGTATCTGCAACAGCGTGGCTTTGATCAATAGGGTGCCTACTTGCTGTGTTATTCATCAGTGCCATTGTCCTCAATGCCTTGGTCGTTTAATTCATAAGCACCTTCTGCGTTATGCACTTCCTTACCATTAAGTGGCGGGTTGAATACACAAGCCAAAGTCATTTCTTTTGAAGCACGAAGGATGTGTTTATCATGCTTGTCCAAAACGTAAATAGTGCCGGGTTTGATTGGGTGCTTTTTATTGTCGGCTAAGGTTTCAACTTCGCCCTCGCCGGTAATGCAATACACCGATTCCAAGTGATTTTGATAGTGCATTTGAAAATCAGCGCCTTGGTAAATAGTCGTGATGTGAAAGGAGAACCCCATGTTGTCTTCCTTAAGAAGCAATCGGGTGCTTTCCCAGTTTCCATCGGGGGAAATAATTCTTCGGTTACTTTGATTGGCGTCAGATAAATTACGTACGATCATTAGATTATCCTTTGGTTAAGCTTTTTTTACGATGATTGATAAAAATAAGTGATTCAGTAAGCAGGGCTTTATTGCCCCGCTTTTAGTGTGTTTTTATCGTTTAAATGGACGTTTAAACGTCACTAGGCCAGCAGTGAAAGCGGTTAAACCTTAACTGGCTTCGAAATACAGATTCTTTTCTGGAATATCTTGTTTTTCACATACTTCTCGAATAGCTTCTTCAATAATATCAATACCTTTTTTAAGGTTCTCATCAGAGATAACTAACGGGCACAAAAACTTGACGACTTGATCATCTGCACCACTGGTTTCAATGATGAGCCCTTTTTGGAAGGCGTGATGTGTAATTTTCCCAGCAATGTCACCATTAACACAATTAATGCCTTGAAACATGCCGCGACCTTTGGCGGTAAACTGACCTTCACCATATTGGCTGACGATGTTTTCAAGTCGCTCGGAAACATACTGGCCTTTGCGTTTAATCTCTTGCGAAAATTGATCATTTGTCCAATAGTGGTCAATGGCTGCTTTAGCGGTTACAAAAGCAAGGTTATTGCCTCTGAAAGTACCGTTGTGTTCACCGGGTTTCCAGAAATCAAATTCGGCTTTTATCAGCGCTACTGCAAATGGCAAACCATAACCACCAAGCGATTTGGATAAGGTGATAATGTCAGGTTCGATACCGGCTTCTTCAAAACTAAAATAGTCGCCTGTTCGACCGCAACCGGCTTGTATATCATCAACGATTAACAGGATGTTGTGTTTACGGCAGACAGTCTGAAGGTTTTGCAGCCATTTAATACTGGCAGCGTTAATACCACCTTCACCTTGGACAGTTTCAACAATTACCGCAGCAGGGGAGTTAATGCCACTGCTTGAATCGGACAGCACTTTATCAAGGTATTCTGTTGTATCGATGTTATCACCTAAGTAGCCGTCATATGGCATACGGTGGGTACCGACTAAGCTAACGCCAGCCGCATCTCTATGATGTGAGTTGCCTGTTGCCGCTAGTGAGCCCAAGCTGACACCATGAAACCCATTGGTAAAAGTCACAATATTTTGTTGGCCAGTTACATTACGTGCAATTTTCATTGCTGCTTCAACAGCATTGGTACCGGTAGGGCCGGTAAATTGCACCATGTATTCCATATTTCTTGGTTTTAAAATATGGTCATTAAATGCTTGTAGGAACTCACCTTTAGCTTTGGTATGCAAATCTAAGCCATGGGTAATACCATTGCTTTTAATATACTTAAGCAGCGCGTGTTTGAATATAGAGTTGTTATGACCATAGTTAAGGGTTCCAGCTCCAGCGAGAAAGTCTAAATATTGGCGACCTTCTTCGTCCCACATAAACTCTCCTTTAGCGCGATTAAAAACGCGCGGGAAAGAGCGTGCATAGCTTTGTACTTCAGATTCTATTTCATCAAAAATTTTCATAGTAATTTGTTTGTTTGGTTAAGGTTAAAAGGACCGATTCGGACTAAATTCTCAGAATCATGTTGGCCGTCAAAGTGCGTTTGCTTGTCCATCCATGGGGCATGCTGCAACTGTGTCTCTAGGCTTTTTGATAAGGCCTTAAAGAGATGCCAAGAGGGCTTGTTATCTTCGGTGATAGTTGTCTCAATGTAATGCACATCCTGACAAAAAGGGCGGTTTAAGATGTGTAGCAACATCTGTGAAGCAAGCCCCCGCCCACGGGCCTGTTCATTAACAGCAACCTGCCAGATAAACAAAGTGTTTGGGCGTTTAGGCAGTAGGTAGCCTGAAATGAAACCGACTATTTCATCGTTCATTTCTGCTGCGACAGAGGTGCTTGCGAAATGCTCACATTGAAGCAGATTACAGTAGCTAGAGTTGGTATCGAGGGGAGAGCAATTTTCGATCAATCGATAAACGGCCATGCCGTCTTCAAGGGTTGGTTCCCTCAAATAAATAGGTTTGGAATATGACAAATTTTTTTATTACGCTATATATTTAGTTAGTGTGCTAATTAATAAAATTTAAAAATAAAGGCAAATTTAGTTTTTTTGAGCTATAAAGCCTTGTGAATTTAATATTTTATTTAATTAATCATTAGTACACTAAACATTGTAGCATGAGATCGTAGTTGATTTCCACCTGACCGCCTATGCATCAAATTAAGAATGGGATAGGAGCTTGATAATTAAGTAGAATATTTTGACGATAAGGTTTTAGAGAATGGAGATCCTGATCAGAAGGGCTTAAATTATTCATTCAAATTAACTGCTAATGGGCGAGCTGAAAGCATGGGTGTCAACCAGTTGAAAGGAAAACAATACGCAGGTCAGTATGTAGATGGTTTGGGTTAGGCGTTTATCTAGTGGTTTGGTTTTTTTACCATTAAAAATTATCGAAGATATAATGGACTTGAGTATTAATTAATCGAGAGGAGCCCAGTTGAATAACAGTCAAGAAGTATTGATGGCATTAAGGCGTGTAATTAGGGCAACTGACCTGCACTCTAAACACTTAGCGAAAACGACCGGCTTAACGGCACCTCAAATTTTGTTGCTGCAAACTATTCGAGATAAAGGCGAAGTGACCATTGGCGAACTTGCGAGTGAAATAAGTCTTAGTCAAGCAACGGTGACGACGATTTTAGATCGACTAGAAAAGCGTCAACTGGTGTATCGTGAACGCTCTAAAGCAGATAAGCGAAAAGCGCATGCTTACCTTACAGAGCAAGCTATTGAGATTTTAAAAGACTCCCCAATTCCCCTGCAAGAACAGTTTGCGCGCCAGTTTGATCATTTGCATGAATGGGAACAAACGATGATTATCTCTTCTTTGCAGCGTGTTGCTCAGATGATGGATGCACAAGATATTGACGCTTCCCCTGTATTGGATCTTGGTGTTTTAGACCGTCAGGGAACAGCGATAACCCCATCTGGCGTATAAGCAATAATGAGGCTGCGGTTCCTGAGCTTTATTATTGAGTATTCTGCTGGGAGAAATGATTGACGGCTTTGTTTTATTTTTCATTAAACGTTAATGTTTTTTATGGAGCTGCTTTAATTAATTTAAGAAATTAACTTTCTTTAGTGATTTTTGCTTGACCTTTAGTTCAGTCCGAATACAATAGCCACCTCAAAGCGCCTGTAGCTCAGCTGGATAGAGTACTCGGCTACGAACCGAGCGGTCGGGCGTTCGAATCGCTCCAGGCGCGCCATACATGAAACCCTCCTTTTGGAGGGTTTTTTTGTGCCTGCCGATTCAGTATGGGTGCTTTAATGCCTTCATTTTTTAAGGCAATATTTGTAAATAGGGCCTAACAGGTTGATATATAAAAATATTTTTACAGTTAATTAAGTTTGTTTGGAATACAATATATAGTTAATATTAAAATTATTTACACACTATCTTGTGTTTCTATGGGCTTTCTTATAATCTATCTCTACAGGGAATAGGGAGCGCATCCCGAAAACATTTCATTAAGATAGATAGGGGAAATATGAGCACAGTCAACTTGAAAGTTATTAAAGAAAATCACGCTGAGATTGAGTTCCAATCGGCCTCGTTAGATATCTGGGATAAAAAATACTGTTTAAAAAAACAGGATGGCTCGCCCGTCGATAACAATATTGAAGAAACCTATGATCGTGTTGCAGCAGCAATTGCTGAGGTGGAAGAAAACGCAGATAAGAAAGAATATTGGCATGATCAATTTGTCTGGGCTCTAAAACATGGTGCGATTCCAGCAGGGCGTATTATTTCCAATGCAGGTGCTAGCGATTATAAACCAGCGACATCGACTATTAATTGTACTGTATCAGGCTCTATTTCTGATTCTATGGACGATATCTTAAGGAAAACACACGAAGCTGGTTTAACCCTTAAAGCGGGTTGTGGTATTGGTTACGAATTTTCTACGCTACGCCCTAAAGGTGCCTATGTATCCGGTGCAGGTGCTAATACCTCGGGTCCATTATCGTTCATGGATATTTTTGACAAAATGTGCTTTACCGTATCATCAGCGGGGGGGCGACGTGGTGCACAAATGGCAACCTTTGATGTTGCTCATCCGGATGTGCGCGACTTTGTTCGTGTAAAGCGTGAAGATGGCCGCTTGCGTCAGTTTAATTTATCGTTGTTGATTACAGACGACTTTGTACAAGCAGTTAAAGACGATGCCGATTGGCCGTTAGTGTTTCCTTTGTCAGAAAAAGAATTGGCGTCAGGCGAGATTGATTTAAACGATAAAGACAAAGTGCTATGGCGTGAATGGCCTATTACCAAAGGCTACCAAGTAAATGATGTAGGCTTAGTTGCCTGTCGAATTTATAATCGAGTGAAAGCTCAACGCCTATGGGAAACTATTATGGCGTCTACTTATGATTATGCTGAACCTGGGTTTATTCTTATCGATAAAGTGAACGAGATGAATAACAATTGGTTTTGCGAAAATATTCGCGCAACTAACCCATGTGGTGAACAACCATTACCGGCCTATGGATCTTGCTTATTAGGCTCCATTAATTTAACTAAATTTGTATTAAACCCTTTCACCTCAAAAGCGTCTTTCGACTGGGAGAAGTTTCGTAAAACTGTCGGTATTTTCACCCGAATGCTGGATAACGTAGTAGAGATTAATGGCTTGCCTTTGGAAGGTCAACGTGAAGCAATTGAGCACAAGCGTCGCCATGGTATGGGCTTTTTAGGCTTAGGTTCAACCCTAACAATGATGGGTATTCCTTATGGTGAAGATGCATCGGTTGAATTTACTGAAGAAGTCAGTAAGCAACTAGCGGTTACCGGTTGGGAAGCGGGTTTAGAACTGGCTAAAGAAAAAGGGCCTGCACCCATCATGGATGAGGACTTTGAAGTAACTGGAGATATGCTGCGTAAACGCCCAGAAATGTTGGACGATGGTTATCAGGTTGGCGATACAGTAAAAGGCCGTGTTTTACATGCTAAGTACAGTCGTTATATGCAACAAATAGCCTCTGTTGCGCCTGAGCTCGTGGAGCAACTTGCTGAAACGGGCGCGCGCTTTACTCACCATAGCTCTATTGCGCCAACAGGAACTATTTCTCTATCATTGGCCAATAATGCCAGTAATGGCATTGAACCAAGCTTTGCTCATCACTATGCACGTAATGTTATTCGTGAGGGGCGTAATGCGAAAGAAAAAGTTGATGTGTTCTCATATGAGTTATTGGCGTACCGCACATTAATTAATGAAAAAGCCATGCCGTATTCAGAGCAGGCAGATGAAAAACTACCCAGCTATTTTGTAACGGCAGAAACCATTACTCCAAAACAGCATGTGGATATACAAGCTGCAGCACAAAAATGGATTGATTCATCTATTTCAAAAACCGCTAATGTGCCGACAGAATTTCCTTTTGAAGACTTTAAAGATATCTATCTTTATGCTCACGAAAAGGGATTAAAGGGCTGTACAACGTTCCGCTTTAATCCAGATGTATTTCAAGGTGTACTGGTAAAAGACTCAGACCTAGAAAACACAACATATCGTTTTAAGCTTCAAGACGGCTCGACGTTAGAGGTAAAAGGTAACGAGATGGTTGAATATGAAGGTGAATCACATACCGCAGCGAACTTATACGATGCCTTAAAAGAAGGTTATTACGGCAAGTTTTAAGGTTGACGGCAGCGAACAGGAGAAAAAAATGACACATAAAATTACACAAGCCATCACCGGTTACGACGTTGTAAAAGACGATGAACCAAAGGTTGAAGAAGTCGCTCTTCAGACTGAAGAGAAAAGCAATATCATCCAAATGCATGAAAGCCTAAAAAGGCCAGAAATGCTCTTAGGTTCAACCTATAAAATTAAAACGCCGTTATCAGAGCATTCGCTATATATAACGATTAATGATTTGATATTAAACCCAGATACAGACCATGAGCAACGGCGTCCATTTGAGGTGTTCATCAATTCTAAAAACATGGATCACTTCCAGTGGATTGTTGCGCTAACAAGAATTATGTCTGCCGTGTTTAGAAAAGGTGGCGATATCACCTTCCTAGTAGAAGAACTACGTTCCGTATTTGACCCCAGTGGAGGCTACTTTAAAAAAGGCGGTAAGTTCATGCCATCACTTGTTGCAGAAATTGGAGACGTCGTCGAATCGCATTTAAAAATGATTGGGATGATCAAAACTGAAGAAATCAGTGAGCATCAACAAAAAATCATGGATGAGAAACGCGCTCAGTTTGAAGCAGAAAAACAGGTTAAATCCCCCGAGCATGAAACCACTAGCGAATTTCCAGCAGGCTCACAATTATGTACAAAGTGTAATGTGACCGCCTCCATCCAAATGGATGGCTGTATGACATGTTTGAATTGTGGTGATAGCAAATGTGGCTAGGATGAAATCAAGTTGGCTGACCCCTTGATTTTGTTGATTTTGTTATGTTTAAAAAAAACCGGAGGGGAAAACCAATAATGGATGAATTAAATAACCCAGCAGGTAGGCTCCTTGCAATAATCAAGGAAGGTGGATCTCATGGTAAAGATGAACAATGCATAAAAGTGTGGTCAACCTTACTTAAAGTACCCCTTCAAGAAACTCCAGTTCTGCTTCAAAGAATTGGGCATGTAATGTCATTACCAGATCGAA from Cycloclasticus pugetii PS-1 includes:
- a CDS encoding MarR family winged helix-turn-helix transcriptional regulator, producing the protein MNNSQEVLMALRRVIRATDLHSKHLAKTTGLTAPQILLLQTIRDKGEVTIGELASEISLSQATVTTILDRLEKRQLVYRERSKADKRKAHAYLTEQAIEILKDSPIPLQEQFARQFDHLHEWEQTMIISSLQRVAQMMDAQDIDASPVLDLGVLDRQGTAITPSGV
- a CDS encoding adenosylcobalamin-dependent ribonucleoside-diphosphate reductase, producing MSTVNLKVIKENHAEIEFQSASLDIWDKKYCLKKQDGSPVDNNIEETYDRVAAAIAEVEENADKKEYWHDQFVWALKHGAIPAGRIISNAGASDYKPATSTINCTVSGSISDSMDDILRKTHEAGLTLKAGCGIGYEFSTLRPKGAYVSGAGANTSGPLSFMDIFDKMCFTVSSAGGRRGAQMATFDVAHPDVRDFVRVKREDGRLRQFNLSLLITDDFVQAVKDDADWPLVFPLSEKELASGEIDLNDKDKVLWREWPITKGYQVNDVGLVACRIYNRVKAQRLWETIMASTYDYAEPGFILIDKVNEMNNNWFCENIRATNPCGEQPLPAYGSCLLGSINLTKFVLNPFTSKASFDWEKFRKTVGIFTRMLDNVVEINGLPLEGQREAIEHKRRHGMGFLGLGSTLTMMGIPYGEDASVEFTEEVSKQLAVTGWEAGLELAKEKGPAPIMDEDFEVTGDMLRKRPEMLDDGYQVGDTVKGRVLHAKYSRYMQQIASVAPELVEQLAETGARFTHHSSIAPTGTISLSLANNASNGIEPSFAHHYARNVIREGRNAKEKVDVFSYELLAYRTLINEKAMPYSEQADEKLPSYFVTAETITPKQHVDIQAAAQKWIDSSISKTANVPTEFPFEDFKDIYLYAHEKGLKGCTTFRFNPDVFQGVLVKDSDLENTTYRFKLQDGSTLEVKGNEMVEYEGESHTAANLYDALKEGYYGKF
- a CDS encoding TSCPD domain-containing protein; the encoded protein is MTHKITQAITGYDVVKDDEPKVEEVALQTEEKSNIIQMHESLKRPEMLLGSTYKIKTPLSEHSLYITINDLILNPDTDHEQRRPFEVFINSKNMDHFQWIVALTRIMSAVFRKGGDITFLVEELRSVFDPSGGYFKKGGKFMPSLVAEIGDVVESHLKMIGMIKTEEISEHQQKIMDEKRAQFEAEKQVKSPEHETTSEFPAGSQLCTKCNVTASIQMDGCMTCLNCGDSKCG